One Mesorhizobium loti genomic window carries:
- a CDS encoding TetR family transcriptional regulator, protein MLETATLLMQAGVTPSVSEVAEAAQVSRATAYRYFPSQAALVQAVVDEGLGPILTWQSTSADAERRVAELFDTAMPRIEAFEATFKAALKLSLDQWAQRQAGTLGGEPAFTRGHRVDLLQQAIAPLKGQLPPREFKRLAQALSLVFGVEVLIVLKDIWGLDSGKTLAVAQWAASALVRQARLRTPS, encoded by the coding sequence ATGCTGGAGACGGCGACACTGCTGATGCAGGCCGGCGTCACGCCGTCGGTCAGCGAGGTGGCGGAAGCCGCGCAAGTCTCCCGCGCCACCGCCTACCGCTATTTCCCCAGCCAGGCGGCGCTGGTGCAGGCCGTCGTCGACGAGGGACTTGGTCCGATCCTGACCTGGCAATCGACCTCGGCGGATGCCGAGCGCCGGGTCGCGGAGCTGTTCGACACGGCCATGCCGCGGATCGAGGCTTTTGAGGCAACGTTCAAGGCGGCGCTGAAGCTGTCGCTCGATCAATGGGCGCAACGCCAGGCCGGCACGCTGGGCGGCGAACCTGCCTTCACGCGCGGTCATCGTGTCGATCTGCTGCAGCAAGCGATCGCGCCGCTCAAGGGCCAATTGCCGCCGCGTGAGTTCAAACGCCTTGCGCAGGCGCTGTCGCTGGTCTTCGGCGTCGAAGTGCTGATCGTGCTCAAGGACATCTGGGGCCTGGACAGCGGCAAGACCCTGGCCGTCGCCCAGTGGGCGGCCTCAGCGCTGGTGCGGCAGGCGCGACTCCGGACGCCATCCTGA
- a CDS encoding peptide ABC transporter permease, giving the protein MSPLRRFLRTPEAVAGAILLAALIAMALIAPLLFPGDPQAIAGPALLPPFRDWSLPLGTDRLGRDVLAELFHGALTSLAVGLAAAAAALAIGAVVGTLAGFAGGLVDEVLMRITDAFQTVPSFLLALAFVSVVGPSLGVVVAAIALGTWTGPARIARAEVLSIRERDYVASARAIGMHPLEIAFREVLPNALPPVLAMSSVIVAAAILTEAALSFLGLGDPNRVTWGGMIAEGRAVLRTAPFLSIVPGIALVLTVLGVYLAGEGIVETTAVRRGLS; this is encoded by the coding sequence ATGAGCCCGCTGCGCCGCTTTCTGCGCACGCCCGAGGCGGTCGCCGGCGCGATCCTTCTGGCCGCACTGATAGCGATGGCGCTCATCGCGCCGCTGCTTTTCCCCGGCGATCCACAAGCCATTGCTGGACCGGCGCTGCTGCCACCGTTCCGGGACTGGTCGCTGCCGCTCGGCACCGACCGGCTCGGCCGCGACGTGCTGGCCGAACTGTTCCATGGCGCTCTTACCTCGCTTGCCGTCGGGCTGGCGGCAGCGGCAGCGGCACTCGCCATCGGCGCGGTGGTCGGCACGCTGGCCGGCTTTGCCGGCGGCCTCGTCGACGAGGTGCTGATGCGCATCACCGATGCTTTCCAGACCGTGCCGAGCTTCCTGCTGGCGCTGGCTTTCGTCAGCGTTGTCGGGCCGTCGCTCGGCGTCGTCGTTGCGGCAATAGCGCTTGGCACCTGGACGGGGCCGGCGCGAATTGCCCGCGCAGAAGTCCTCTCCATCCGTGAACGCGACTATGTCGCCAGTGCGCGTGCCATCGGCATGCATCCGCTGGAAATCGCCTTTCGCGAGGTGCTGCCCAACGCCTTGCCGCCAGTGCTGGCAATGTCGTCGGTGATCGTCGCCGCCGCGATCCTCACCGAGGCGGCGCTGTCCTTCCTCGGCCTCGGCGACCCCAACCGGGTCACCTGGGGCGGGATGATCGCTGAAGGCCGCGCCGTGCTGCGCACCGCACCCTTCCTGTCGATCGTCCCGGGCATCGCGCTGGTGCTGACCGTGCTCGGCGTCTATCTGGCCGGTGAAGGCATCGTCGAGACGACAGCGGTCAGGAGAGGCCTTTCGTGA
- a CDS encoding TIM-barrel signal transduction protein: MPAIPRKDILKKFRGMIDKGVPIVGGGAGTGLSAKAEEAGGIDLIIIYNSGRYRMAGRGSAAGLLAYGNANEIVKEMAYEVLPVVRHTPVLAGVNGTDPFVIMPLLLAELKTMGFSGVQNFPTIGLFDGTMRQSFEETGMGFGLEVDMIAEAHKLDLLTTPYVFNPDEARAMTKAGADIVVAHMGVTTGGSIGATSAKSLDDCVVAIDAIVEAARSVRKDVILLCHGGPISMPDDARYILSRAKGLHGFYGASSMERLPAEAAIARQTADFKAVTLGGEKTKPKKKKG, translated from the coding sequence ATGCCCGCCATACCGCGCAAGGACATACTCAAGAAATTCAGGGGAATGATCGACAAGGGCGTGCCGATCGTCGGCGGCGGTGCCGGCACCGGCCTGTCGGCCAAGGCCGAGGAGGCCGGCGGCATCGACCTGATCATCATCTACAATTCCGGCCGCTACCGCATGGCCGGGCGCGGCTCGGCCGCCGGCCTGCTCGCCTATGGCAATGCCAACGAGATCGTCAAGGAAATGGCCTATGAGGTGCTGCCGGTGGTCAGGCACACGCCTGTGCTGGCCGGCGTCAACGGCACAGACCCGTTCGTCATCATGCCGCTGCTTCTGGCAGAGCTGAAGACGATGGGCTTTTCCGGCGTGCAGAATTTCCCGACCATCGGCCTGTTCGACGGCACCATGCGGCAGAGTTTCGAAGAGACCGGCATGGGCTTCGGGCTCGAGGTCGACATGATCGCCGAAGCGCACAAGCTCGATCTGCTCACCACCCCCTATGTCTTCAATCCCGACGAGGCGCGCGCCATGACCAAGGCCGGCGCCGACATCGTCGTCGCCCATATGGGCGTGACGACAGGCGGCTCGATCGGCGCCACCTCGGCCAAGTCGCTCGACGACTGCGTGGTTGCGATCGACGCCATCGTCGAGGCCGCCCGCTCGGTGCGCAAGGACGTCATCCTGCTTTGCCATGGCGGGCCGATCTCCATGCCGGATGATGCCCGTTACATTCTGTCTCGCGCCAAGGGCCTCCACGGCTTCTATGGCGCGAGCTCGATGGAACGGCTGCCGGCGGAAGCGGCGATCGCCAGGCAGACGGCCGATTTCAAGGCGGTGACGCTCGGTGGTGAGAAGACCAAGCCAAAGAAAAAGAAGGGATGA
- a CDS encoding cupin: protein MTDKSKVFVYPKDVSAFGFDWGRLALTVAPEVNGATRFSGGVVDLPSGKGHTRHNHPGAEEIIFVISGHGEQMVEDEQGNPVVAKVGPGCTIYVPESRFHSTLNTGDGPMQLFVVYSPAGPELVLRELPDFRLLPAGA from the coding sequence ATGACCGACAAGAGCAAGGTGTTTGTCTATCCAAAGGACGTCAGCGCCTTCGGCTTCGACTGGGGCAGACTGGCACTGACCGTGGCGCCCGAAGTGAATGGCGCGACGCGCTTTTCCGGCGGCGTCGTCGACCTGCCCTCCGGCAAGGGCCACACCCGCCACAACCATCCGGGCGCGGAGGAAATCATCTTCGTCATCTCGGGCCATGGCGAACAGATGGTCGAGGACGAGCAAGGCAATCCGGTGGTGGCGAAGGTCGGCCCCGGCTGCACCATCTACGTGCCGGAGAGCCGGTTTCATTCGACGCTAAATACGGGCGACGGGCCGATGCAGCTCTTCGTCGTCTATTCGCCGGCTGGGCCGGAGCTGGTGTTGCGGGAGCTGCCGGATTTCAGGCTATTGCCGGCGGGCGCATAG
- a CDS encoding peptidase M24, with protein MNIAPGKNAVSNIPFDQARVDRLMEEAGIDVLLATSKHNTQYLLGGYKFIFFAAMDAIGHSRYLPIVVYEKGGPDHAAYIGNRMEGGEHQNHPFWTPTLHAACWGTLDAANLAVEHLQKIGKAGARIGIEPGFLPSDAYTLIRKALPDAKLLDATDMLESMRAIKTDAELEKLRTASELITDSMLATIAWAREGTTKAEMIEQLRREETNRGAHFEYCLLTLGSSHNRAASPQAWKKGEVLSIDSGGNYHGYIGDLCRMGILGEPDAELEDLLAEVETVQQAAFSKVKAGTLGGDMISHAEGVLKASKVAAYTDFFAHGMGLITHEAPFLMTNHPVAYEGTYAAKPLEKNMVLSVETTMLHPTRGFIKLEDTLAVTETGYVMFGDRGRGWNRGGTS; from the coding sequence ATGAACATTGCGCCGGGCAAGAATGCCGTCAGCAATATTCCGTTCGACCAGGCAAGGGTCGACCGGCTGATGGAGGAGGCCGGCATCGATGTGCTGCTCGCAACCTCCAAGCACAACACGCAATATCTGCTGGGCGGCTACAAATTCATCTTCTTCGCCGCCATGGATGCGATCGGCCACAGCCGCTACCTGCCGATCGTCGTCTACGAAAAAGGCGGACCCGATCATGCCGCCTATATCGGCAACCGCATGGAGGGCGGCGAGCACCAGAACCATCCATTCTGGACGCCGACGCTGCACGCCGCCTGCTGGGGCACGCTCGATGCCGCGAACCTTGCTGTCGAGCATCTGCAGAAGATTGGCAAGGCCGGCGCGCGCATCGGCATCGAGCCCGGCTTCCTGCCGTCGGATGCCTATACGCTGATCCGCAAGGCGCTGCCGGACGCCAAGCTGTTAGACGCGACCGACATGCTGGAAAGCATGCGGGCCATCAAGACCGACGCCGAACTGGAGAAGCTGCGCACCGCCTCCGAACTGATCACCGATTCCATGCTGGCGACCATTGCCTGGGCGCGCGAAGGCACGACCAAGGCCGAGATGATCGAGCAGTTGCGGCGCGAGGAAACCAACCGCGGCGCACATTTCGAATATTGCCTGCTGACGCTGGGCTCCAGCCACAACCGCGCCGCTTCACCGCAGGCGTGGAAGAAGGGCGAGGTGCTGTCGATCGATTCCGGCGGCAATTATCACGGCTATATCGGCGACCTCTGCCGCATGGGCATTCTCGGCGAACCGGATGCCGAGCTCGAGGATCTCCTGGCTGAAGTGGAGACGGTGCAGCAGGCGGCCTTTTCCAAGGTCAAAGCAGGCACGCTCGGCGGTGATATGATTTCGCACGCCGAGGGTGTCTTGAAGGCGTCGAAGGTCGCGGCCTATACGGATTTCTTCGCGCACGGCATGGGCCTGATCACGCATGAGGCGCCGTTCCTGATGACCAACCATCCCGTGGCCTATGAAGGCACCTATGCGGCCAAGCCGCTGGAGAAGAACATGGTGCTGTCGGTCGAGACGACGATGCTTCACCCGACGCGGGGGTTCATCAAGCTGGAGGATACGCTGGCGGTGACGGAGACTGGTTATGTCATGTTTGGTGATCGGGGCCGGGGGTGGAATAGGGGTGGGACGTCCTAA
- a CDS encoding ATPase component of various ABC-type transport systems with duplicated ATPase domain, whose product MSLLAVSNLTKRYRRGGKTIAAVDDVSFHIEPGETLALAGPSGSGKSTIARLVLRLIEPDAGRIDFEGDDFLALRGAALRARRAHLQMVFQDPLAAFNPRASVARVLDDPLRIHGIASRAERPRRIAALLERVGLTADLAPRAIHEISGGQRQRVAIARAIATKPSLIVLDEAVSALDVSVRGQILDLLLDLQRQERIAYLFISHDLGVVRAVAHRVILLDAGRITESGDARTVIDAPQSAIGRALVAAAPRLIRQEAS is encoded by the coding sequence ATGAGCCTGCTCGCAGTATCCAACCTCACCAAACGCTACCGTCGCGGCGGCAAGACCATTGCTGCCGTCGACGATGTCTCTTTTCACATCGAGCCCGGTGAAACATTGGCGCTGGCCGGCCCCTCCGGCAGCGGCAAATCGACGATCGCCCGGCTGGTGCTGCGCCTGATCGAGCCGGACGCCGGCCGCATCGACTTCGAAGGTGATGATTTCCTGGCCTTGCGTGGCGCTGCCCTGCGCGCTCGCCGCGCGCACCTGCAAATGGTGTTCCAGGATCCACTTGCCGCCTTCAATCCGCGCGCCTCGGTGGCGCGCGTACTCGACGATCCCTTGCGCATCCATGGTATCGCCTCCCGCGCCGAGCGCCCGCGCCGCATCGCCGCCTTGCTCGAGCGCGTCGGCCTGACGGCCGATCTCGCGCCGCGCGCCATCCATGAAATCTCCGGCGGGCAGCGGCAGCGTGTGGCCATCGCCCGCGCCATCGCCACGAAACCGTCGCTGATCGTGCTTGACGAGGCGGTATCGGCGCTCGATGTCTCGGTGCGCGGACAGATCCTCGACCTTTTGCTCGACCTGCAAAGGCAGGAGCGGATCGCCTATCTCTTCATTTCGCATGATCTCGGCGTCGTCCGTGCCGTCGCCCACCGCGTCATCCTTCTCGACGCCGGGCGGATTACCGAAAGCGGCGATGCCCGCACCGTCATCGACGCCCCACAATCGGCCATCGGCAGAGCGCTGGTGGCGGCAGCACCCAGGCTCATTCGACAAGAGGCATCATGA
- a CDS encoding peptide ABC transporter substrate-binding protein, with product MSGFTISRRKMLAGSAMLLASTAMPTLGWAQTPKKGGRLVLAADSEPRNLNPAIVASNGVFFISSKIVETLAEASFDGKDGLAPRLALSWEGAADGLSVTFKLREGVKWHDSKPFTSADVAFSALQIWKPLQNLGRTVFKDLASVETPDELTAVFKFTKPTPFQLIRNALPALSSVVPKHIYEVGKIEDNPANNAPIGTGPFKFGEYKAGQYYKLTKNTDYWGKDEPYLDEIIYQVLPDRTSAASALEAEEIQLAAFSAVPLADLDRISKVPGLKVITKGYEGLTYQLIVEINHRRKELADVKVRQAIAHAIDKDFVVKTVFLGYAATATGPVPKNDPQFYTADVPTYAFDVAKANALLDEAGYKKGPDGKRFTLKLLPAPYFNETKQFGDYLRQALAAIGIDAQLVNNDSAAHIKAVYTDHAFDLAVGPPVFRGDPAISTTILVQSGIPDGVPFSNQGGYKNDALDALIAKASETLDTSARTDLYKAFQKEVAADLPLINVAEWSFISVARDTVGNIANNPRWAVSNWADTYLES from the coding sequence ATGTCAGGTTTCACGATTTCCAGACGCAAAATGCTTGCCGGCTCGGCGATGCTGCTCGCCTCCACCGCCATGCCGACATTGGGCTGGGCGCAGACACCGAAGAAGGGCGGCCGGCTGGTGCTCGCCGCCGATTCCGAGCCGCGCAACCTCAACCCGGCGATCGTCGCCTCCAATGGCGTCTTCTTCATCTCCAGCAAGATCGTCGAGACGCTGGCCGAAGCCTCCTTCGACGGCAAGGACGGGCTTGCGCCACGCCTGGCGCTGAGCTGGGAAGGCGCCGCCGACGGGCTCTCCGTCACCTTCAAGCTGCGCGAGGGCGTGAAATGGCATGACAGCAAACCGTTCACCTCGGCCGACGTCGCCTTCTCGGCGCTGCAGATCTGGAAGCCGCTGCAGAATCTCGGCCGCACCGTGTTCAAGGATCTGGCCAGCGTCGAGACGCCTGACGAACTCACGGCCGTGTTCAAATTCACCAAGCCGACGCCGTTCCAGCTGATCCGCAACGCGCTGCCGGCGCTGTCGAGCGTCGTGCCGAAACACATCTACGAAGTCGGCAAGATCGAGGACAATCCCGCCAACAACGCCCCCATCGGCACCGGTCCATTCAAATTCGGCGAGTACAAGGCCGGCCAGTATTACAAGCTGACGAAAAACACCGATTACTGGGGCAAGGACGAGCCCTATCTCGACGAGATCATCTACCAGGTGCTGCCCGACCGCACATCGGCTGCGAGCGCGCTGGAAGCGGAAGAAATCCAGCTCGCCGCCTTCTCCGCCGTGCCGCTGGCCGACCTCGACCGCATCTCCAAGGTGCCGGGCCTGAAGGTGATCACCAAGGGCTACGAGGGGCTGACTTACCAGCTCATCGTGGAGATCAACCATCGCCGCAAGGAACTGGCCGATGTGAAAGTGCGCCAGGCGATCGCGCATGCCATCGACAAGGATTTCGTCGTCAAGACGGTGTTCCTCGGCTATGCCGCCACCGCCACCGGCCCGGTGCCGAAGAACGATCCGCAATTCTACACCGCCGACGTGCCGACCTATGCCTTCGATGTCGCCAAGGCCAACGCGCTGCTCGACGAAGCCGGCTACAAGAAAGGCCCGGACGGAAAGCGCTTTACGCTGAAACTTCTGCCGGCGCCCTATTTCAACGAGACCAAGCAGTTCGGCGACTATTTGCGCCAGGCGCTCGCGGCCATCGGCATCGACGCGCAACTGGTCAACAACGACTCCGCCGCGCACATCAAGGCCGTCTACACCGACCACGCCTTCGATCTCGCCGTCGGCCCGCCGGTGTTCCGTGGCGACCCGGCGATCTCAACCACCATCCTGGTGCAGAGCGGCATTCCGGACGGCGTACCGTTCTCCAACCAGGGCGGCTACAAGAACGACGCGCTCGACGCGCTGATCGCCAAGGCCTCGGAAACGCTCGACACATCGGCCCGCACCGACCTCTACAAGGCGTTCCAGAAGGAGGTGGCCGCCGACCTGCCGCTGATCAACGTCGCCGAATGGAGTTTCATCAGCGTCGCGCGTGATACGGTGGGCAATATTGCCAACAACCCGCGCTGGGCCGTGTCGAACTGGGCGGACACGTATCTGGAATCGTGA
- a CDS encoding peptide ABC transporter permease: protein MTRALILLRRRLAGSVFVLLIVVIGTFLLLEAAPGDAVDAYIVSTGGDAGMIELLRHRWGLDQSELTRLANYLWALLHLDLGQSVTFSRPIRDVILERLPNTLLLMVSATALSFGLGSALGIYAGARPGSFRDRFLSIGSLALYAVPGFWLGLVLIVVFAVDLRWLPIGGIETLASDKAGLDRAADIAIHLILPVAALGFIYLALYLRMMRAGMAEVWRQDFVLAARARGLSRRRIVLAHVARNALLPLITMLGLQSAQMLGGSVVIESVFSVPGLGRLAQEAVASRDTPLLLGIILVSAVLVIVINLLVDIAYAFLDPRVGANEAGA from the coding sequence ATGACCCGCGCCCTGATCCTTCTCCGTCGCCGTCTCGCCGGCAGCGTCTTCGTGCTGTTGATCGTCGTCATCGGCACTTTCCTGCTGCTCGAAGCAGCCCCCGGCGACGCCGTCGATGCCTATATCGTCTCGACAGGCGGCGATGCCGGCATGATCGAATTGCTGCGCCATCGCTGGGGTCTCGACCAGTCGGAGCTGACGCGGCTGGCCAACTATCTCTGGGCGCTGCTGCATCTCGATCTCGGCCAGTCGGTGACCTTCTCCAGGCCAATCCGCGACGTGATCCTCGAACGCCTGCCCAACACGCTGCTGTTGATGGTCAGCGCCACCGCGCTGTCCTTCGGGCTCGGCTCGGCACTCGGCATCTATGCCGGCGCCAGGCCCGGCAGTTTCCGCGACCGCTTCCTGTCGATCGGCTCGCTGGCGCTTTATGCCGTGCCGGGTTTCTGGCTTGGCCTGGTGCTGATCGTCGTCTTCGCCGTCGACCTGCGCTGGCTGCCGATCGGCGGTATCGAAACCTTGGCCTCGGACAAGGCCGGCCTCGACCGCGCCGCCGACATCGCCATCCATCTCATCCTGCCGGTGGCCGCACTCGGCTTCATCTATCTCGCGCTCTATCTGCGGATGATGCGCGCCGGCATGGCCGAGGTCTGGCGGCAGGATTTTGTGCTGGCCGCCCGCGCCAGGGGGCTTTCGCGCCGCCGCATCGTGCTCGCCCATGTCGCCCGCAATGCGCTGCTGCCGCTCATCACCATGCTCGGCCTGCAATCGGCGCAGATGCTTGGCGGCAGCGTCGTCATCGAGAGCGTGTTTTCCGTGCCGGGCCTCGGTCGGCTGGCGCAGGAAGCGGTGGCTTCGCGCGACACGCCGCTGCTGCTCGGCATCATTCTGGTCAGCGCCGTCCTGGTCATCGTCATCAACCTGCTCGTCGACATCGCCTATGCTTTCCTCGATCCGCGCGTCGGCGCCAATGAGGCCGGCGCATGA
- a CDS encoding ABC transporter has translation MTMLASIRDLTVTYRRDGREVAALKDISFDIAAGERLAIIGESGSGKSTLALAIAGLLPASSGIDGRIDWFSQTQPTSGAQAPPSVLPDISPTRGEIGSSVAGTPSAALEIGESGGDSAISPQVGEMSGRTEGGAVERQLRHFRSGTPLLGRDIGFVFQDPSASLDPVMTIGKQIAEVVRTHLSLSWPQAFSKAKILLERVRLPDPDSALHAFPHQLSGGQKQRVAIAAAIAAGPKLLIADEATSALDTIVQAEIVALIRRLVAEDGMTLLFISHDIALAAELAERIAVFRHGRLVELGTTARIVGAPTQAYTRTLLDAHIGLDAAPLLNRTGLPA, from the coding sequence GTGACGATGCTCGCTTCGATCCGCGACCTGACGGTGACCTACCGCCGCGACGGTCGCGAAGTGGCGGCACTGAAGGACATCAGCTTCGATATTGCGGCTGGCGAGCGCCTGGCCATTATCGGCGAAAGTGGTTCAGGGAAAAGCACGCTGGCGCTGGCGATTGCCGGGTTGCTGCCGGCATCGTCCGGGATCGATGGGCGCATCGATTGGTTTTCGCAAACACAGCCAACCTCGGGTGCCCAGGCGCCCCCCTCTGTCCTGCCGGACATCTCCCCCACAAGGGGGGAGATCGGCAGCTCCGTCGCCGGCACTCCCTCTGCAGCGTTGGAGATTGGCGAAAGCGGTGGCGACAGCGCAATCTCCCCCCAAGTGGGGGAGATGTCCGGCAGGACAGAGGGGGGCGCCGTAGAGCGCCAACTTCGTCATTTTCGCAGTGGAACGCCCCTCCTCGGCCGCGACATCGGCTTCGTCTTCCAGGATCCCTCCGCCAGCCTCGACCCGGTGATGACCATCGGCAAACAGATCGCTGAAGTCGTCCGCACCCATCTCAGCCTCTCATGGCCGCAGGCATTCAGCAAAGCCAAAATCCTGCTCGAACGCGTCCGCCTGCCCGACCCGGACTCCGCCCTGCATGCCTTCCCGCATCAGCTGTCCGGCGGCCAGAAGCAGCGCGTGGCGATTGCCGCGGCCATCGCAGCGGGACCGAAACTGCTGATCGCCGACGAGGCGACCAGCGCGCTCGACACCATCGTGCAGGCCGAGATCGTCGCCTTGATCCGGAGGCTGGTGGCCGAGGATGGCATGACGCTGCTGTTCATCAGCCACGACATCGCGCTGGCCGCCGAACTCGCCGAGCGCATCGCCGTGTTTCGCCACGGCCGGCTGGTCGAGCTTGGCACGACGGCGCGGATTGTTGGCGCCCCAACCCAAGCCTACACACGCACCTTGCTCGACGCCCATATCGGCCTCGACGCCGCGCCATTGCTGAACCGGACTGGGCTCCCCGCATGA